TTGATAAAGTACTTTCATGAActaaagcaaaagaaaaaaaaaaaaaaagaaaatagaattaactatacataataaatacaataaaaaataatacattcataatattatcacaATAGAAACACTTTATATTAACAGTATCtttagttaataaaaatgtcaatataatttctattagtAAATAGATTATACAAGCAATATCTTatgttatgtattttatattatgtatttaactAATAAAAGGCAAGATTATAGTTGAAggaatgtgtatatatataaggtttATACATTTAGACCTTATACAGACAATTCCCAAACAGCATACCTTTCAAAAGTGTCATCCTGTTAGCACTCAGCTTATAGGAAGGATAAAAGACAACAAAACTTATAATTAAgctaagaaaattatttctgcaaacggatattttttgaaaagcaaataagaaaattaataatgaaatttaaactAAAGCATaagcaataataattaatgattgatacaatttatttatgcaAACTTAATTTGAATGTGAGATAaatgatgaatataaaaaaggaataaagcaTAGGATCAGATATAGCGATGTTTACAAaggtaggtatatataattttataagtgGGTATTGCAATCAAAGTTATAATAATGGGAAGGATTAGATATCTTAGTTTGTAAGTAAGATGAGCGCATAGCCAGGCCtgttaaaataagaaatggcGCGTATTAATGAGGATATGTATGGTAGTATGATtagtataaatgtaataatacataagtgagcaaatgtgtatatacaacACACGTAAATGCACGCACAATCCTTATGTATATGCTGTTGCTTATTGTActataaaaaatctttaaaatatgtaataaacattttaataattttcccGTGCCTTAGTTATGTCcatacaataaattattacaataaagtTTCAAATTCAGATttgttaacaaatttataattttcaaatttaatgcAATATCACCAATAGTATGTAAagtcaatgataaaaatgagtGTAAGTGGATATTATAATCTTTCCATGATTTTACGTATTTTTGTATGAATAGTAGCTCTCTATCGACAGAATCTCTATAGaagttaaaaatttcaaatttgcaTGATACATATTTGAGATTAGATCTAAGACtctaatcataattattaagtaaataatattaagacTTACATTTTCCCATATAGCATTTGCTAGTTCATCTATTCGCGTACCCATTTGGTGGAATTCACCGCTGTacctataataattaatattaggatatatatatataatatacagataaaaaattttgatacgACTTATACTTgcgaatattagaaaaattatcaaatttaacaTACTTTATATATGCCCAAAACACGAACGTAAGTAATCCAACGCCCAAAATCACATTGCATGTATTTGCTATATTGTATAAACCAACTAGTCCAAATATACcagataaaatatacatagtgACTGCTATCACGAGAAACACTGCAGGAGTTCGTGCTGccttaaaaatgtttttacttTCATTGTGCGCTTTGAATTGAAGATAAGCTTCATCCATATCCTAGAATGGcatagaaacaaaattaattacttatgaCAAATTTTCAATGACATCTTGATCTCTTTgtaatgaattataataacacatatttataagtaccttcattaatttttccatGTACATCTGACTAAACTCATCTCCACccatttttcgtttattttggAAATGATGTATAGCACTATCCATACACCGCTGATGTTCTGCATCTAAGAGGGCAGTTGGTAAAAACGGTTTGATTCCTCCACAAACACTTTCCATCGATTGTAAATATACATCTTTTGCCTCAGCTACAGCTGATAGATTATTAGCTTCCGCTGTCGcctgaaggaaagagaaaaaaaaagaaatcaattatatgataatattaaggtattttgaataattaaaactatatatacttaatttataaattattgattatactTACAACAAGCATACTTTTTGGTTCTGGTAATTCGTCtcctttataaatttttatataacttttgaaatattcaagCAGATCTCTGGCTTTCACAACTTGGccatcaattttttttgtaactaaATTTTCTGGTGCTAATATCATCGGTATAAGAACTTTCAACTGTTCTTTAAACTCTGATTCAATTTCTGATAGTCTACCATCAAATTTGGGATTTGTGGCGATTTTCAAGCCTGGATGAGGCATAAGGAAGCATGATATATCCGAAAAACAAGATTTGATGTGCTTTCTTAAACTTTGTAATTCTGGATGTTGCTTATTAGATATTTCTAATCTTCTTTGCAATACTTTCTGCCCTCCTTCTGCACCATAATCAGCTTCATATGGATAACACCAATCTCTTACTAGGAACTGCAATCTTTGAAAGGGTGTACTTCCTGATTTTTCCAAAGCTAGTCTACCATATTCGGTGAAAAGTTGTAAATGTTGAAGATGATCTTCCTGAATATTCTGTGATAAATTGTAAATTTGTACAGAAGACAACATCGTACTTAATGCAAACACTGTAGCACAATCCCTAACAGTTGATTGACTATCAAAAGCACCTTGCGTATCCATTAGTATTATAGCAACTCTTTCTCCACTTGGTAAAGTTGCAGGAAAAATATGTGACCACATTAATATTCCTGTAGTATCTCTTTCGGAACCTCCTCTCCATGAGAATCCTTTTAAAGGCTCATCGTCTTTTCCCAACCAAGAATCAGAATTTTTTCCCTTACTGTACTATTATGTTTGCACATTTTGAAAAAGCAGTACATGTGCAAGTCATTCCATTTTCGACATAGCAAATATAAacatgaaacaaaaagagagcaTTTTTAAGGAAGATCTTCATAAaccataataaaaaagataaaaaaatatatatatatattatattagaataatacGACTACATATGTCAGTACCTTGTCATTcatataacgaagaaaaaaatcgagtaGAAAACTTTTGCCTTTCCTGAATGCACCTGCCACAGACACGACAACAACACTTCTATCTTTTATGTCGTCGTGAAGTAGAATTTTGGATAATGCTTCTTCATCCAATTCAAAGGTATGATCAGGCTGCGCAAGTACCACTTGTACTGGATATCCAAATTCTGTTGTATTTTCATCTTGGGTGATCATAGATGCTGACTCTATGCGTTCTCTTCGTCCTAAGTAATCTGTATCACATAAGAAATATCAGAAAAATCGTACGGAACTATAAAccataataattgtataacaTATTGCATATATTTCACACTTAATGATTTGTCACTAAAGTCAAAGAAATGATAATGGATACAATTAAGTCTTAAGTTGTTTATTACATTTTGACTGCATCAGCAATATCTAAAGAGAGATAATTCCAATAAACaccgtttaaaagaaaaatgtgattATCACGGAATTTAAAGCTGCTATTAGTATCAAACGACCTTTGTCAATCGAtcgcaaatataatatattccacgaaagatatatacgtatatgaataatatcatGACAAGTCATTCAAGAGGAAGAGggcaataaaagaaaagaaaggaggggaTTAGATAAAGGTGAGAACAGAAATTAAACTCATCATCAAAATTTGTAGTAACTTTCT
This window of the Vespula vulgaris chromosome 1, iyVesVulg1.1, whole genome shotgun sequence genome carries:
- the LOC127062546 gene encoding atlastin isoform X3 — translated: MSEKKHITPSRKRLDEISRLRSREPTRPPRTKVNQSPSSDLGYASSRLPIVIKDRKEHEETSKTRVRLNDGPLVELDSTKGGKISMTTLDENVNPVPREFQAMDKIDYLGRRERIESASMITQDENTTEFGYPVQVVLAQPDHTFELDEEALSKILLHDDIKDRSVVVVSVAGAFRKGKSFLLDFFLRYMNDKYSKGKNSDSWLGKDDEPLKGFSWRGGSERDTTGILMWSHIFPATLPSGERVAIILMDTQGAFDSQSTVRDCATVFALSTMLSSVQIYNLSQNIQEDHLQHLQLFTEYGRLALEKSGSTPFQRLQFLVRDWCYPYEADYGAEGGQKVLQRRLEISNKQHPELQSLRKHIKSCFSDISCFLMPHPGLKIATNPKFDGRLSEIESEFKEQLKVLIPMILAPENLVTKKIDGQVVKARDLLEYFKSYIKIYKGDELPEPKSMLVATAEANNLSAVAEAKDVYLQSMESVCGGIKPFLPTALLDAEHQRCMDSAIHHFQNKRKMGGDEFSQMYMEKLMKDMDEAYLQFKAHNESKNIFKAARTPAVFLVIAVTMYILSGIFGLVGLYNIANTCNVILGVGLLTFVFWAYIKYSGEFHQMGTRIDELANAIWENLSANRMTLLKVHESTLSTNCEEVSFCSSGSAGC
- the LOC127062546 gene encoding atlastin isoform X5, which translates into the protein MADAGQRKQTGNHGLSYVGGKISMTTLDENVNPVPREFQAMDKIDYLGRRERIESASMITQDENTTEFGYPVQVVLAQPDHTFELDEEALSKILLHDDIKDRSVVVVSVAGAFRKGKSFLLDFFLRYMNDKYSKGKNSDSWLGKDDEPLKGFSWRGGSERDTTGILMWSHIFPATLPSGERVAIILMDTQGAFDSQSTVRDCATVFALSTMLSSVQIYNLSQNIQEDHLQHLQLFTEYGRLALEKSGSTPFQRLQFLVRDWCYPYEADYGAEGGQKVLQRRLEISNKQHPELQSLRKHIKSCFSDISCFLMPHPGLKIATNPKFDGRLSEIESEFKEQLKVLIPMILAPENLVTKKIDGQVVKARDLLEYFKSYIKIYKGDELPEPKSMLVATAEANNLSAVAEAKDVYLQSMESVCGGIKPFLPTALLDAEHQRCMDSAIHHFQNKRKMGGDEFSQMYMEKLMKDMDEAYLQFKAHNESKNIFKAARTPAVFLVIAVTMYILSGIFGLVGLYNIANTCNVILGVGLLTFVFWAYIKYSGEFHQMGTRIDELANAIWENFMKVLYQQIVKRSVSVAVVAQAAELATNTTMNATITANGKPKVS
- the LOC127062546 gene encoding atlastin isoform X2, giving the protein MSEKKHITPSRKRLDEISRLRSREPTRPPRTKVNQSPSSDLGYASSRLPIVIKDRKEHEETSKTRVRLNDGPLVELDSTKGGKISMTTLDENVNPVPREFQAMDKIDYLGRRERIESASMITQDENTTEFGYPVQVVLAQPDHTFELDEEALSKILLHDDIKDRSVVVVSVAGAFRKGKSFLLDFFLRYMNDKYSKGKNSDSWLGKDDEPLKGFSWRGGSERDTTGILMWSHIFPATLPSGERVAIILMDTQGAFDSQSTVRDCATVFALSTMLSSVQIYNLSQNIQEDHLQHLQLFTEYGRLALEKSGSTPFQRLQFLVRDWCYPYEADYGAEGGQKVLQRRLEISNKQHPELQSLRKHIKSCFSDISCFLMPHPGLKIATNPKFDGRLSEIESEFKEQLKVLIPMILAPENLVTKKIDGQVVKARDLLEYFKSYIKIYKGDELPEPKSMLVATAEANNLSAVAEAKDVYLQSMESVCGGIKPFLPTALLDAEHQRCMDSAIHHFQNKRKMGGDEFSQMYMEKLMKDMDEAYLQFKAHNESKNIFKAARTPAVFLVIAVTMYILSGIFGLVGLYNIANTCNVILGVGLLTFVFWAYIKYSGEFHQMGTRIDELANAIWENAWLCAHLTYKLRYLILPIIITLIAIPTYKIIYTYLCKHRYI
- the LOC127062546 gene encoding atlastin isoform X1 — its product is MSEKKHITPSRKRLDEISRLRSREPTRPPRTKVNQSPSSDLGYASSRLPIVIKDRKEHEETSKTRVRLNDGPLVELDSTKGGKISMTTLDENVNPVPREFQAMDKIDYLGRRERIESASMITQDENTTEFGYPVQVVLAQPDHTFELDEEALSKILLHDDIKDRSVVVVSVAGAFRKGKSFLLDFFLRYMNDKYSKGKNSDSWLGKDDEPLKGFSWRGGSERDTTGILMWSHIFPATLPSGERVAIILMDTQGAFDSQSTVRDCATVFALSTMLSSVQIYNLSQNIQEDHLQHLQLFTEYGRLALEKSGSTPFQRLQFLVRDWCYPYEADYGAEGGQKVLQRRLEISNKQHPELQSLRKHIKSCFSDISCFLMPHPGLKIATNPKFDGRLSEIESEFKEQLKVLIPMILAPENLVTKKIDGQVVKARDLLEYFKSYIKIYKGDELPEPKSMLVATAEANNLSAVAEAKDVYLQSMESVCGGIKPFLPTALLDAEHQRCMDSAIHHFQNKRKMGGDEFSQMYMEKLMKDMDEAYLQFKAHNESKNIFKAARTPAVFLVIAVTMYILSGIFGLVGLYNIANTCNVILGVGLLTFVFWAYIKYSGEFHQMGTRIDELANAIWENFMKVLYQQIVKRSVSVAVVAQAAELATNTTMNATITANGKPKVS
- the LOC127062546 gene encoding atlastin isoform X6, with product MTTLDENVNPVPREFQAMDKIDYLGRRERIESASMITQDENTTEFGYPVQVVLAQPDHTFELDEEALSKILLHDDIKDRSVVVVSVAGAFRKGKSFLLDFFLRYMNDKYSKGKNSDSWLGKDDEPLKGFSWRGGSERDTTGILMWSHIFPATLPSGERVAIILMDTQGAFDSQSTVRDCATVFALSTMLSSVQIYNLSQNIQEDHLQHLQLFTEYGRLALEKSGSTPFQRLQFLVRDWCYPYEADYGAEGGQKVLQRRLEISNKQHPELQSLRKHIKSCFSDISCFLMPHPGLKIATNPKFDGRLSEIESEFKEQLKVLIPMILAPENLVTKKIDGQVVKARDLLEYFKSYIKIYKGDELPEPKSMLVATAEANNLSAVAEAKDVYLQSMESVCGGIKPFLPTALLDAEHQRCMDSAIHHFQNKRKMGGDEFSQMYMEKLMKDMDEAYLQFKAHNESKNIFKAARTPAVFLVIAVTMYILSGIFGLVGLYNIANTCNVILGVGLLTFVFWAYIKYSGEFHQMGTRIDELANAIWENFMKVLYQQIVKRSVSVAVVAQAAELATNTTMNATITANGKPKVS
- the LOC127062546 gene encoding atlastin isoform X4 → MLLERLISSNRGIINLAMIHYKGGKISMTTLDENVNPVPREFQAMDKIDYLGRRERIESASMITQDENTTEFGYPVQVVLAQPDHTFELDEEALSKILLHDDIKDRSVVVVSVAGAFRKGKSFLLDFFLRYMNDKYSKGKNSDSWLGKDDEPLKGFSWRGGSERDTTGILMWSHIFPATLPSGERVAIILMDTQGAFDSQSTVRDCATVFALSTMLSSVQIYNLSQNIQEDHLQHLQLFTEYGRLALEKSGSTPFQRLQFLVRDWCYPYEADYGAEGGQKVLQRRLEISNKQHPELQSLRKHIKSCFSDISCFLMPHPGLKIATNPKFDGRLSEIESEFKEQLKVLIPMILAPENLVTKKIDGQVVKARDLLEYFKSYIKIYKGDELPEPKSMLVATAEANNLSAVAEAKDVYLQSMESVCGGIKPFLPTALLDAEHQRCMDSAIHHFQNKRKMGGDEFSQMYMEKLMKDMDEAYLQFKAHNESKNIFKAARTPAVFLVIAVTMYILSGIFGLVGLYNIANTCNVILGVGLLTFVFWAYIKYSGEFHQMGTRIDELANAIWENFMKVLYQQIVKRSVSVAVVAQAAELATNTTMNATITANGKPKVS